In one window of Lacticaseibacillus casei DSM 20011 = JCM 1134 = ATCC 393 DNA:
- the recN gene encoding DNA repair protein RecN has translation MLQELAIHDFAIIDNLALSFQPGMTALTGETGAGKSIIIDAVGLLAGGRGSVDFIRTGTAKASLEGLFDAQANPATEAKLQAYGVMDPDQKDTVLLQRELFRSGRNVCRVNGHLVNTATLKAIGETLVDIHGQNEHQQLMHSETHLGLLDAFAGDDLLKIRQQYAEVYHNYQHTLQAVKQKQANEQEWAQRLDMLKFQVNEIQSADLHPHEDTDLSTERERLANFQKINSALQESYALLSDEEVNALDQIGQAMSSMQSIADLDPDFAAIADNLQSAYYSLQDVQNDLSNELDDQEFDEGRLDEVEKRLDLFNQLKRKYGETLDEVIAYGKRAAAELSQMEQAETSVEDLDSTLKESRAQLQKLGSALSKRRHAAAKQLTKAIHEQLASLYMDKTVFSVHFTKAKDFRPDGLDEAVFYIQTNPGEEAKPLAKIASGGELSRLMLAMKTIFARSEGVTAIIFDEVDTGVSGRVAQAIANKISLIAKSSQVLCITHLPQVAAMADHEYVINKNVHDGRTTTQVNKLTAKARVDEIARMLAGEKITKLTVEHAEELLKMADEFKHGRT, from the coding sequence ATGTTACAAGAGTTAGCAATTCATGATTTTGCCATCATTGACAACCTGGCGCTGAGCTTTCAGCCGGGGATGACGGCGCTCACAGGAGAAACCGGTGCCGGGAAGTCAATCATTATTGATGCAGTCGGTCTGCTAGCCGGTGGGCGCGGATCAGTGGACTTCATTCGGACCGGTACCGCCAAAGCCAGCTTGGAGGGCTTGTTTGATGCACAAGCTAATCCGGCTACTGAAGCCAAATTGCAGGCATACGGGGTCATGGATCCGGATCAAAAAGACACGGTCTTATTACAGCGGGAATTATTCCGCAGTGGGCGTAATGTTTGCCGCGTCAATGGACATTTGGTGAATACTGCCACGTTAAAAGCTATCGGCGAGACGCTGGTCGACATTCATGGTCAAAACGAACATCAGCAGTTAATGCATTCCGAAACGCACTTAGGTTTGTTGGATGCCTTTGCCGGTGATGATTTGCTGAAAATTCGGCAACAGTATGCTGAGGTTTATCACAATTACCAACACACCTTACAGGCCGTTAAGCAAAAACAGGCAAACGAACAGGAATGGGCACAACGGCTGGATATGCTGAAATTCCAGGTTAATGAAATTCAAAGTGCAGATCTGCATCCGCATGAAGATACGGATTTAAGTACCGAGCGAGAACGCTTGGCCAATTTTCAAAAAATTAATTCAGCGTTACAGGAGAGTTATGCATTGCTAAGCGACGAAGAGGTTAATGCGCTTGACCAAATCGGCCAGGCCATGTCGAGTATGCAAAGCATTGCGGATTTGGATCCTGATTTTGCGGCCATCGCCGATAATCTGCAAAGTGCCTATTACAGTTTGCAGGATGTCCAAAATGACTTATCTAACGAGCTTGATGATCAGGAATTTGATGAGGGTCGGCTTGATGAAGTTGAAAAGCGTCTAGATTTATTTAATCAGCTCAAACGTAAATATGGTGAAACGCTTGACGAAGTGATTGCCTATGGTAAGCGCGCGGCCGCAGAATTAAGTCAGATGGAGCAAGCCGAAACTTCGGTCGAAGATCTGGACAGTACCTTAAAGGAATCCCGCGCGCAGTTGCAAAAGCTGGGGTCAGCTTTGTCCAAGCGGCGGCATGCGGCGGCCAAACAACTGACCAAAGCGATTCATGAACAGCTAGCATCGCTATACATGGATAAAACAGTCTTCTCGGTTCATTTCACGAAGGCCAAAGATTTTCGGCCAGATGGTTTGGACGAAGCGGTTTTCTATATCCAGACAAACCCAGGTGAAGAAGCAAAACCGCTGGCTAAAATTGCCTCAGGTGGCGAACTGTCGCGCTTGATGCTGGCAATGAAAACGATTTTTGCCCGATCCGAAGGTGTGACAGCCATTATCTTTGATGAAGTTGACACCGGGGTATCCGGTCGAGTTGCCCAGGCAATTGCCAATAAAATCAGCCTCATTGCCAAATCTTCGCAGGTTCTTTGCATCACGCACCTACCGCAAGTCGCTGCCATGGCGGATCACGAGTATGTGATCAATAAAAACGTCCATGACGGGCGAACCACCACGCAAGTTAACAAACTAACGGCTAAAGCACGGGTCGATGAAATTGCCCGTATGCTGGCTGGTGAAAAGATCACTAAACTAACGGTCGAACACGCCGAAGAGTTGTTGAAAATGGCCGATGAGTTCAAACACGGTCGGACATGA
- a CDS encoding arginine repressor, whose amino-acid sequence MRKRERQAIIQRLIRDEPIERQEDLVARLNDLNIPVTQATISRDIKEMQLIKVPAGEGHYRYSMPVEKQLPATDKLKRTLVTAMKWGEAMDNFVHLALLPGTAAAVETLIEQLDDQRIFATISGDASILIICRSAQYASAVLSELEAMVG is encoded by the coding sequence ATGCGCAAGCGTGAACGACAAGCAATCATTCAGCGGTTAATTCGGGATGAACCCATTGAGCGGCAAGAAGACTTGGTGGCGCGCCTGAACGACCTGAACATTCCGGTAACCCAAGCAACCATTTCACGCGACATCAAAGAAATGCAGTTGATTAAAGTGCCGGCAGGGGAAGGCCACTATCGCTACAGTATGCCAGTTGAAAAGCAGCTTCCGGCAACTGACAAATTGAAGCGGACGCTTGTTACAGCGATGAAGTGGGGCGAGGCCATGGATAACTTTGTCCATTTAGCGTTGTTACCGGGAACGGCGGCGGCAGTTGAAACGTTAATTGAGCAGTTGGATGATCAGCGGATTTTTGCAACGATTAGTGGTGATGCATCGATTTTGATTATTTGTCGGTCGGCGCAATATGCGTCAGCAGTGTTGTCTGAACTTGAGGCAATGGTGGGGTGA
- a CDS encoding TlyA family RNA methyltransferase, which yields MEKVKKERVDVLLVEQGLFESREQAKRSVMAGEVYDQNNQRLDKPGVKIPGDAILHVKGKKMPYVSRGGLKLAKALKSFHLDLTGKTVLDIGASTGGFTDVALQNGAKMSYALDVGYNQLAWKLREDPRVKVMERVNFRYSKPEDFTDGSVEFAMTDVSFISLKLILPPLKAILIPNGHAVALIKPQFEAGPAHVGKHGIVRDPQVHRDVLKMIVDFASATGYNVLGLDYSPIKGGEGNIEFLIHLQNAEQTPGKVAPTVDIEATLKAAYAELKRP from the coding sequence ATGGAAAAAGTCAAAAAAGAACGGGTCGATGTCCTGCTGGTTGAGCAAGGGCTGTTCGAATCGCGTGAACAGGCCAAACGTTCAGTCATGGCCGGTGAAGTGTATGATCAGAACAACCAACGCTTAGATAAGCCAGGCGTTAAGATCCCAGGCGATGCGATTTTGCACGTGAAAGGTAAAAAAATGCCGTATGTCAGCCGCGGCGGACTTAAACTGGCAAAAGCCTTGAAATCGTTTCACCTTGATTTAACCGGCAAAACGGTTTTGGATATCGGTGCATCAACGGGCGGTTTCACTGACGTTGCGTTACAAAACGGTGCCAAGATGAGCTATGCCTTGGATGTCGGCTATAATCAGTTGGCGTGGAAATTACGCGAAGATCCGCGGGTCAAAGTGATGGAACGCGTGAATTTTCGCTACAGCAAACCAGAAGATTTTACTGACGGCTCGGTTGAATTTGCGATGACGGATGTTAGCTTTATCTCATTGAAATTGATTTTACCGCCACTAAAAGCAATTCTGATCCCCAATGGCCATGCGGTTGCGTTAATTAAGCCGCAGTTTGAAGCAGGTCCAGCCCATGTTGGCAAGCACGGTATTGTCCGTGATCCCCAGGTCCATCGCGATGTTTTAAAAATGATTGTCGATTTTGCCAGTGCGACTGGTTACAACGTTTTGGGATTAGACTATAGCCCGATTAAAGGCGGCGAAGGCAATATTGAATTTTTAATTCATTTACAAAATGCCGAGCAAACGCCGGGCAAGGTCGCGCCCACTGTGGATATTGAGGCAACATTGAAGGCTGCTTATGCCGAGTTAAAACGCCCTTAA
- a CDS encoding polyprenyl synthetase family protein: MNPILSQWRTAVEHTLDETLAKVPNPHLRAAMAYSVDAGGKRLRPLLLLSVVAMYDGVVAEALPAAASLEFVHTYSLIHDDLPAMDNDDLRRGKPTNHKQFGEALAILAGDALLTDAFALLSQHYPDKGAALIQILAEAAGSSGMVEGQVLDMDGERVHYDLATLKHMHQAKTGALIQAAVAMGTVFVTIPEADQAALADFAAAFGLGFQIKDDINDVTKTTAELGKTADKDVAEHKNTFPELLGLKGAEQALVTQIQQADAALKSLTVDAATLQSILAVLK, encoded by the coding sequence ATGAATCCGATCTTAAGTCAATGGCGGACAGCCGTTGAACATACATTAGATGAAACATTGGCAAAGGTGCCTAACCCGCATTTGCGTGCAGCGATGGCTTACTCCGTCGATGCAGGTGGGAAACGATTGCGCCCGCTACTGTTATTGAGCGTGGTTGCTATGTATGATGGTGTGGTTGCTGAAGCACTGCCTGCTGCCGCCTCGCTTGAATTTGTGCATACTTATTCACTGATTCATGACGATTTACCCGCGATGGATAATGATGATCTGCGCCGCGGCAAACCGACGAATCACAAGCAGTTTGGCGAAGCGTTGGCGATCTTGGCGGGTGACGCACTTTTAACCGATGCCTTTGCCTTATTGAGTCAACATTATCCGGATAAAGGCGCTGCGTTGATTCAGATTCTTGCTGAAGCGGCTGGTAGTTCTGGGATGGTTGAAGGCCAGGTACTGGATATGGATGGTGAGCGGGTCCACTATGATCTGGCGACACTGAAGCACATGCACCAAGCTAAAACCGGTGCCTTGATTCAAGCCGCAGTGGCGATGGGCACCGTATTCGTAACGATCCCCGAAGCTGATCAGGCGGCCTTGGCAGATTTTGCGGCTGCTTTTGGTCTCGGTTTTCAGATCAAGGATGATATTAACGATGTCACCAAAACAACTGCCGAGTTAGGCAAAACAGCGGATAAGGACGTTGCCGAACATAAAAACACCTTCCCCGAGCTACTTGGACTAAAAGGTGCCGAGCAGGCGTTGGTAACTCAAATTCAGCAAGCTGATGCAGCGTTAAAGAGCTTAACCGTCGATGCGGCGACGCTACAATCGATTTTGGCGGTGTTGAAATAA
- a CDS encoding exodeoxyribonuclease VII small subunit, giving the protein MAEPTFEEKLAQLEAIVNQLEQGDVPLEKALDQFKAGVKLSQELEKTLKSAEKTVTEMVSDDGTTQPFQPKEGQQ; this is encoded by the coding sequence ATGGCTGAACCTACGTTTGAAGAAAAACTTGCCCAACTTGAAGCAATTGTCAATCAACTGGAGCAAGGCGATGTACCACTTGAAAAAGCTTTGGATCAATTTAAAGCTGGCGTGAAATTGAGTCAGGAACTCGAAAAAACATTGAAGTCAGCCGAAAAGACGGTGACAGAAATGGTGAGTGACGATGGCACTACCCAACCTTTTCAACCTAAAGAAGGCCAACAATGA
- the xseA gene encoding exodeoxyribonuclease VII large subunit: protein MVDTDQYLSVTALTQYLKRKFDADPYLAKVYLTGEISNYRKRVGNQYFSLKDDHAKIGALMFRNAFSKLQFNLEEGMKVLAVGRVSLYEPSGEYRLIVERLEPDGVGALYQAFEQLKKKLASEGLFDRNKRPLPLFPKRVAVVTSPSGAVIQDIMTTVVRRYPILQLTLFPAVVQGDQAADSIVKQLNRIKAMSDFDAVIIGRGGGSIEDLWPFNEEKVARALVDMPIPIVSSVGHETDTTITDFIADRRAATPTAAAEIVTPVTLVDALNRISEDRVRLVNAMHNRLKNAASRLQRSAESVVLTQPDRLYDQYVQRVDQLRQRLNQSMVNQLRENDHRLAMATQQLDGRQLLIKVVNLKRRLLDDQHRLDRAVISVVKAKRQAVANAALGLDHLSPLKILGRGFAYVTDDTGQMLKKTDDYAVGADIHIHVADGQIGAHVTTKEKNHG from the coding sequence ATGGTTGATACCGACCAGTACTTAAGTGTCACCGCACTAACCCAATATTTAAAACGTAAATTCGATGCCGATCCTTATCTGGCCAAGGTTTATTTAACCGGTGAAATTTCTAATTATCGCAAACGGGTAGGCAATCAATATTTTTCCCTCAAGGATGATCACGCTAAGATCGGTGCGTTGATGTTCCGCAATGCTTTTAGCAAGTTGCAATTCAATCTTGAAGAAGGCATGAAGGTTCTGGCAGTTGGCCGCGTTAGTCTGTATGAACCAAGTGGTGAATACCGGCTGATTGTGGAACGGTTGGAACCGGACGGCGTTGGCGCACTCTACCAAGCCTTTGAGCAGTTAAAGAAAAAGCTGGCTAGCGAAGGGTTATTTGATCGCAATAAACGTCCGTTGCCGTTGTTTCCTAAACGCGTGGCGGTTGTGACCAGTCCCAGCGGTGCGGTGATTCAGGATATCATGACCACTGTGGTGCGCCGTTATCCGATTCTACAGCTGACTCTTTTTCCGGCGGTTGTCCAAGGGGATCAGGCGGCGGATTCGATTGTCAAACAGTTGAACCGCATTAAGGCCATGTCAGACTTTGATGCCGTCATTATCGGCCGCGGCGGCGGTTCGATTGAAGACCTGTGGCCGTTTAACGAAGAGAAAGTGGCGCGGGCTTTAGTCGACATGCCCATCCCGATTGTGAGTTCGGTCGGACATGAAACCGATACAACCATTACGGATTTCATTGCCGATCGGCGGGCGGCGACGCCAACGGCTGCTGCGGAAATCGTAACGCCGGTGACGCTGGTAGACGCACTTAATCGCATCTCGGAAGATCGTGTGCGTCTGGTCAATGCGATGCACAACCGACTCAAAAATGCTGCCAGCCGACTACAGCGCTCTGCAGAAAGCGTCGTCTTAACCCAGCCTGATCGTTTGTACGACCAATACGTGCAACGCGTCGATCAATTGCGGCAGCGGCTTAATCAAAGCATGGTCAATCAATTGCGCGAAAATGACCATCGTCTGGCCATGGCGACGCAGCAACTTGATGGGCGGCAATTACTGATAAAAGTCGTGAACCTCAAACGGCGACTGCTCGATGATCAACACCGTCTAGATCGGGCAGTCATCAGTGTTGTAAAGGCTAAGCGTCAAGCGGTGGCCAATGCGGCGCTTGGACTGGACCATTTGAGCCCATTGAAGATACTGGGCCGAGGATTTGCCTATGTAACGGATGACACCGGGCAGATGCTCAAAAAGACAGATGACTATGCGGTCGGTGCCGACATTCACATTCATGTTGCGGATGGTCAAATTGGCGCTCATGTGACAACAAAGGAGAAGAATCATGGCTGA
- the folD gene encoding bifunctional methylenetetrahydrofolate dehydrogenase/methenyltetrahydrofolate cyclohydrolase FolD produces MATRLDGKVVSKRILSELQQTVTGLAQQGVTPTLAVILVGSDPASQVYVRNKQRRAEEIGVRPLMFKLPEETSQKTLLAKVAELNQDPDVDGILVQLPLPKQLDERVVINAIDPDKDVDGFSPVSVGRLWTNEPTVVASTPYGIMALLDAYQIDVTGKRVVIVGRSNIVGRPLAGLMVNHDATVTIAHSKTRDLKALTREADILVVAIGVPHFIGADAVKPGATVIDVGISRGADGKLHGDVDADAVEPVAGALTPVPGGVGPMTIASLMAQTVELAKRRLHG; encoded by the coding sequence GTGGCAACGCGATTGGATGGCAAGGTAGTTTCAAAACGCATTCTTAGTGAACTTCAACAGACAGTGACTGGTTTGGCGCAACAAGGTGTGACGCCAACACTTGCAGTCATTTTAGTGGGATCGGATCCGGCCAGCCAGGTTTATGTGCGTAACAAACAACGGCGCGCGGAGGAAATCGGGGTTCGTCCCTTAATGTTTAAGTTGCCAGAAGAAACCTCTCAGAAAACCTTATTGGCAAAGGTAGCTGAATTGAATCAAGATCCCGATGTGGATGGCATTCTGGTCCAGCTGCCATTGCCCAAGCAACTGGATGAACGGGTCGTGATTAATGCGATCGATCCCGATAAAGACGTGGATGGCTTTAGCCCGGTGAGTGTGGGCCGCTTGTGGACCAATGAACCGACTGTTGTGGCTTCGACCCCTTATGGCATTATGGCGCTGTTAGATGCCTATCAGATTGATGTCACCGGTAAGCGGGTGGTCATTGTTGGCCGCTCGAACATTGTGGGTCGGCCGCTCGCTGGTTTGATGGTGAACCATGATGCGACGGTGACCATTGCCCACAGTAAAACCCGTGACCTTAAAGCGTTGACCCGTGAAGCGGATATTTTGGTTGTTGCGATTGGCGTGCCGCATTTTATTGGCGCCGATGCGGTTAAACCCGGGGCAACGGTTATTGATGTCGGTATTTCGCGCGGAGCTGATGGGAAACTGCACGGCGATGTCGATGCTGATGCGGTTGAGCCTGTTGCCGGTGCTTTAACACCGGTACCGGGTGGCGTTGGTCCGATGACAATTGCCTCACTCATGGCCCAAACAGTTGAACTGGCGAAGAGGCGATTGCATGGTTGA
- the nusB gene encoding transcription antitermination factor NusB, producing MESRHAIREAAFRALFALATNPEADKSAVYAEVLPKDTEVPPYLSELVEGVLTHQEALDAALTPQLKKGWTLSRLPKPDLMILRLGLYEIRYEEAMPEAAAINEAINLAKRYSDDQSAKFVNGILANFIEASPKA from the coding sequence ATGGAATCACGACACGCGATCCGTGAAGCTGCCTTTCGAGCGCTTTTTGCGTTGGCAACGAATCCGGAAGCAGATAAAAGCGCCGTATACGCAGAAGTTTTACCTAAAGATACTGAAGTGCCGCCTTATTTAAGTGAATTGGTGGAAGGCGTCTTGACGCATCAGGAGGCGTTGGATGCTGCCTTAACCCCGCAGCTTAAAAAGGGGTGGACGCTGAGTCGTTTGCCCAAACCGGATTTAATGATTCTGCGCTTGGGCTTGTATGAAATTCGCTATGAAGAAGCGATGCCGGAAGCTGCGGCAATTAATGAAGCCATCAATTTGGCCAAACGTTACAGCGATGACCAATCTGCTAAGTTTGTCAATGGCATTTTGGCTAATTTTATTGAAGCATCGCCGAAAGCGTAA
- a CDS encoding Asp23/Gls24 family envelope stress response protein, with the protein MAEETNIILANRTDAQGTIEIVPEVLEVILGIAASQVDGVYQMRGTLGSSINAWFGRANHGKGVSVTVADDKITADVYVYLDYGVSVPKVALAMQEQLREQLLFMTDLTLSEVNVHVVGVIPEKTEKVNPDDLFKDDDTDEPSTTSSKDDD; encoded by the coding sequence ATGGCTGAAGAAACCAATATCATATTAGCAAATCGGACGGATGCCCAAGGGACCATTGAAATTGTTCCTGAAGTTTTGGAAGTCATTTTGGGCATTGCTGCGAGTCAGGTAGACGGTGTCTATCAAATGCGCGGTACATTAGGCTCTTCAATTAACGCCTGGTTTGGCCGTGCCAACCACGGTAAAGGCGTTAGTGTGACAGTTGCCGATGATAAGATTACGGCTGATGTCTACGTTTATCTGGATTATGGTGTCTCCGTTCCGAAAGTGGCTTTGGCCATGCAAGAACAGCTACGTGAACAGTTACTCTTTATGACGGATTTGACGTTAAGCGAAGTGAATGTGCATGTCGTTGGCGTCATCCCTGAAAAGACGGAAAAAGTCAATCCGGATGATCTGTTTAAAGATGACGACACTGATGAACCATCGACAACGAGCAGCAAGGATGACGATTAA
- the efp gene encoding elongation factor P, with amino-acid sequence MISVNDFKNGLTIEVDGDLWRIVEFQHVKPGKGSAFVRSTLKNLRTGAVQEKTFRSTEKVEKAQIDSKNMQYLYADGDNYVFMDTDTYDQLTLPGDEIRDQLNYLKENMNVKIIMHGNETLGIELPKTVDLTVKETEPSIRGNTSSGGSKPATMETGLVVQVPFFINTDDVLTINTDDGTYISRANN; translated from the coding sequence ATGATATCTGTTAATGATTTTAAGAATGGTTTGACGATTGAGGTCGACGGTGACCTGTGGCGAATCGTTGAGTTTCAACACGTTAAGCCAGGCAAGGGTTCGGCATTTGTTCGTTCAACCTTGAAGAACCTGCGCACGGGTGCGGTACAGGAAAAAACGTTCCGATCAACTGAAAAGGTTGAAAAAGCGCAGATCGACAGTAAAAACATGCAGTACCTTTATGCCGATGGCGATAATTACGTCTTCATGGACACTGATACTTACGATCAACTGACACTTCCTGGCGATGAGATTCGCGACCAGTTGAATTATTTAAAAGAAAACATGAATGTTAAAATTATCATGCACGGCAATGAAACCCTGGGTATTGAGTTGCCGAAAACCGTTGACTTAACGGTTAAGGAAACCGAGCCAAGCATTCGCGGTAATACCAGCAGCGGCGGTTCAAAACCAGCCACCATGGAAACCGGACTAGTCGTTCAAGTGCCGTTTTTCATCAACACTGACGATGTACTGACGATTAACACGGATGATGGTACTTACATTTCACGTGCCAATAATTAA
- a CDS encoding M24 family metallopeptidase: protein MDRMTALQARILDKKLDGFFVTDATNVTYLTGFTGEESALLVTPEKAYFITDSRFTEQFKQEVHNAKLVLHQDGLFKTAGDLANQLQLTRIGFEAVHLNYADYEAFDLLTQGTLVPTRDFVETQREVKDDEELALIKKAVAIAEKGYQHVLDTIKPGMREIDIANDLDFFMRQLGASNVSFETIVASGTRSAMPHGSATEKKIAKGDIVTLDWGCIYHGYMSDLTRTFAVGEPDAKLKTIYQIVYVTNQKVQQALKPGVMGRTINDLAHNAINDAGYGQYFGHGTGHGIGLSIHEGPGAWGPYLDVPAAKGNVVTDEPGIYVPDLGGVRIEDDLVVTADGNQSLSQPAPAELLVL from the coding sequence ATGGATCGAATGACAGCATTACAGGCGCGGATTCTGGACAAGAAATTAGATGGCTTTTTTGTTACCGATGCCACCAACGTTACTTATTTGACAGGTTTTACCGGTGAAGAAAGCGCCTTGCTGGTGACGCCGGAGAAAGCTTATTTTATAACGGATTCCCGGTTTACCGAGCAGTTTAAGCAAGAGGTACATAATGCCAAGTTGGTGTTGCATCAGGATGGGTTGTTTAAAACGGCAGGTGATTTAGCCAACCAATTGCAGTTGACCCGCATTGGTTTTGAAGCCGTTCACCTGAATTATGCCGATTATGAAGCCTTTGATCTTTTAACACAAGGAACACTGGTGCCAACCCGTGACTTTGTTGAAACCCAACGCGAAGTCAAAGACGATGAGGAACTGGCCTTGATCAAAAAGGCGGTTGCCATTGCCGAAAAGGGTTACCAGCATGTTCTTGATACGATCAAACCTGGCATGCGGGAAATTGATATCGCCAATGATTTGGACTTTTTCATGCGGCAACTTGGTGCCAGCAATGTCTCGTTTGAAACAATCGTAGCTTCCGGTACGCGTTCGGCAATGCCACATGGTTCCGCAACGGAAAAGAAGATTGCCAAAGGGGATATTGTGACCCTCGATTGGGGATGCATCTATCACGGCTACATGTCCGATTTGACGCGGACATTTGCAGTCGGGGAACCGGATGCCAAGCTTAAGACGATTTACCAAATTGTTTATGTGACGAATCAGAAAGTCCAGCAAGCTTTGAAGCCTGGTGTCATGGGCCGGACGATTAATGACTTGGCGCATAACGCAATTAATGACGCTGGCTATGGTCAATATTTTGGCCATGGTACCGGACACGGCATTGGCTTGTCGATTCATGAAGGCCCTGGTGCCTGGGGTCCTTATCTCGATGTGCCAGCCGCAAAAGGCAATGTCGTGACCGATGAACCCGGCATCTATGTTCCGGATCTTGGCGGTGTCCGAATCGAAGACGATTTGGTCGTGACAGCAGACGGTAATCAAAGTCTTAGTCAACCCGCACCAGCTGAGTTACTGGTACTGTGA
- the rpmA gene encoding 50S ribosomal protein L27 — translation MLKMNLQFFSHHKGGGSTSNGRNSAGRRLGSKRADGQFVKAGNILYRQRGTKIHPGENVGRGGDDTLFATADGVVKFERFGRDKKKVSVYPAAAAE, via the coding sequence ATGTTAAAGATGAATCTGCAATTCTTCTCTCACCATAAAGGTGGCGGTTCAACATCTAACGGCCGTAATTCTGCAGGCCGGCGTTTAGGTAGCAAGCGCGCCGATGGTCAGTTCGTTAAGGCAGGCAACATCTTGTATCGCCAGCGCGGTACCAAGATCCATCCTGGTGAAAACGTTGGCCGCGGCGGCGACGATACCTTGTTTGCGACTGCTGACGGCGTTGTCAAGTTTGAACGCTTCGGCCGTGACAAGAAGAAGGTTTCAGTTTATCCGGCAGCAGCTGCTGAATAA
- a CDS encoding ribosomal-processing cysteine protease Prp translates to MIKAIFHRDEHGDIVSFELSGHADAGKTGKDIVCAAVSAVSIGAVNGVEALAGFKPDVDADEVHGGHLQMTLKSAITGEQLHISQILLENLLLELQSIQDQYPDRILITTKQLKQN, encoded by the coding sequence ATGATCAAGGCAATTTTTCATCGCGATGAGCATGGCGATATCGTCAGTTTCGAACTGAGTGGCCATGCCGATGCCGGTAAAACCGGCAAGGATATCGTCTGTGCTGCTGTTTCGGCTGTGAGTATCGGCGCCGTCAATGGTGTTGAAGCGCTGGCGGGTTTTAAGCCTGACGTTGATGCGGATGAGGTCCATGGCGGCCATCTGCAAATGACGCTCAAGTCGGCAATCACTGGCGAACAGTTGCACATTAGTCAGATTTTGTTGGAAAATTTATTGCTTGAATTACAAAGCATCCAAGATCAATATCCTGATCGCATTTTGATTACGACAAAACAATTAAAACAAAATTAA
- the rplU gene encoding 50S ribosomal protein L21, with amino-acid sequence MYAIIKTGGKQYKAEVGEAIYVEKLDAEEGKQVTFDEVIMVAGEGDAKIGTPTVAGATVTGKVEKQGREKKVVTYKYKPKKHSHQKKGHRQPYTKVVIDAINA; translated from the coding sequence GTGTACGCAATTATCAAAACAGGCGGCAAGCAGTATAAAGCTGAAGTCGGTGAAGCCATCTATGTTGAAAAACTTGATGCCGAAGAAGGCAAGCAAGTTACTTTTGACGAAGTGATTATGGTTGCTGGTGAAGGTGATGCCAAGATTGGCACGCCAACTGTAGCCGGCGCAACCGTGACTGGCAAGGTCGAAAAACAAGGGCGCGAGAAAAAGGTTGTTACTTACAAGTACAAGCCTAAGAAGCACTCTCATCAAAAGAAGGGCCATCGTCAGCCATACACGAAAGTCGTTATCGACGCGATTAACGCATAA